AAACCGGGCGATCGCCTCGTCTTCGCCCTCGGTTCGGTCGGTCACACCCGATCACACCTCCCGGGAACAGCAGACGGAATTCCGCAGGAGTATCGCGATTTCACACCTAGCGAAACGAGACAGGTTACTTAAAATCAGTTATTATCGTACCGTCTACTCTGCGGCCGTGACAGGATACCCGCCATTGAGTCAACACTCTTCGTAAGCGAATCGTTAAGTGCGAAGTCGCCCGATTTCGGCGCAGATGGGAGATTCCGACCTTACCTACGTGGACCTCTTCGCTGGCGCCGGAGGACTCTCTGTCGGGCTGGAGAACGCTGGGTTCGAACTACTCCACGCGGTCGAGGTCGACGAGGACGCCCGGGCGACGTTCGCTCACAACAGGGCGAGCCTCGAACCGAAGGAGATCAGTACCGATATCAGAGATATCCCTCGCGACCAGATCGTCGACGCGGTCGGCGCGGAGACGGTCGACCTCGTCGCCGGCGGTCCACCCTGTCAGGGATTTTCCGAGGTCATCAGCCCCGACGGCTCCGACGATCGGAACCACCTGTTCGAGAACTTCATCGACTGGGTCGACGTGCTGCGCCCGAAGGCGGCCCTGTTCGAGAACGTCCGCGGGATGCGGAATACCGCCGACGGCGAGTTCTTCGAGGCCGTCGAGGGGTCGTTCGACAACCTCGGGTACGAGGTCACACATCGCGTCGTCACGTCCTCGGACTTCGGTGTCCCGCAGCACCGACGACGCCTCATCGTGATCGCCTCCGAGAAGGGGAGCATGACCAACCCGTTCGAGGGGTTCGAGATCGACACGATCGGGACGCCCGGCGTGATGGACGGGATCGGCGACCTCCCCGAGGTCGGACCGGGCGAGGAGAAGACCGAGTACGTGCAGGAGCCGGAGACGGTCCTGCAAACGGATCTCCGCGGCGACACCGACGAGCTGAGTTCGCATATCGCGGCGAACCACCAGAGCGACATGGTCGAGATGATCTCGCATATCTCCGACGGCGGGAACCGCGACGAGATCCCGGACGAACTGCAGCCGTCCTCGGGCTATCACAACTCCTACTCGCGGCTCAAGTCCGACGAGCCGGCGGTCGCGATCACCTCCAACATGTCGAAGCCGTCGAGCGCTCGTTGTATCCACCCGTTCCAGCACCGCGGCCTGACACCGCGTGAAGGCGCACGGCTTCAGACGTTCCCGGACTCGTACCGGTTCAAGGGCGCACTCGGCGCGCAGCGGAAGCAGATCGGCAACGCCGTCCCGCCGTATCTCGCTGAGGCCGTCGGCTACTTCCTGAAGGACTCAGTGTACGAGCTCGAGCTCTCCGATTGCGATCGCACACGGATGCAGTTGCTCAGGTGCGGGGCGCTGACAATCGAGGAGTACGAGGAGCGCGCCGACGAGATCGGCGGGTTCACGCAGCAGGCGACGTTCGATATGGCGGACTGACTGCGCTTCACGTTCAGTTTCACTCCGCCCATGGCTCGCCCTCTTAGGGGACTCGTGCGTTGCCTAGGAGAAGAATGCGCGAGATCCAACTCGACGAGCAGACCGACCGGTGGCGCTACACCTGCCCACGGGGGCACCGAAGTTGGGAGCCGACGAACAACCACTTCTGGTGTGCGGAATGCGCTCGACAGCAGGGCTTGGATGGTGTGTTCCACGAACTTCGGGACGCGAAAGACCACGAGTTGCTGAGTCGCGACGAAGTGCGGCTAATCACTTCCGCCGGCCACTATCGCGACGTACACGGTGAGGAGGCAGTGTAGGAGGCGGTAAGCCAGCCGATATCCGAACTCGACGGCAACTACTTCCACCGCGCGTCCAAGGCTCGGCCCTATCATCACCCCGTCCGGTTGATCTGTTGATGTCGAAGACGACGACGGAGAACCACGGGACGTTCACACACATCAAAGGCGAACTGGCGTGGACGCTCGCCGAATTCCGGTCGCCGAGCGACGCGGTCGCGATGACCCAGCACCTCACTGATGCCGACGAAGGGCGCTTCGAGCTGCTCGGGCTCGTCAACGACTGCGAGGTCGCGCTCTACTGGGACTACTTCTGGAACCACGTCGTCGCTGCCGGGGTCGATGCGGACGGCGTCGACGATCTCGTTCGGGATGTACCTGAGGAGATTCGCTACCGACGCCGGCTACCAGCTGCTTCGCGACCGTATCGACCTGCTCGCAGACGCGGTCGTCGGGGGTGGTGAGGCGTGAGCGCGGCCGAGTCAGCGATGCTCGTCGATCCACGCGCACCACGCCTGGAAGTCGTCCGCACCGCATTGGTCCGCGATGGATCGCAGGGTTCCGATGGCGATCTCGTCGTGCATCGGGACGTCGACCAACCGGACCTCGCCCGTGTCGGAGTTCTCGTACCGAAGTCGGACGTGACTCCCCTTCCGGTGGACGGGCGCCCAGCCGAAGCTCGTGAGTACGGAAATGACCTCCCGCCCGGAGAACACCGTCCGCAGTTACTGGAGGAAGTCGGGAAGTTCGCCGTTCTCGTCGCGCGCAGCCTCGACATCGTCGGGGTCGATCCCGAGTTCGTCGGCAAGGAAGGCGTCGGGGTCCTCGATCGGCTCGCCGCCGCCCTCCTGGAGTGCCAGCACCTCCGCGAGTTGGGACAGCGCCTCGGCCTTCGTCTCGCCGCCCCGGGCGAGTCCGGTTTCGAGGTCGCGGGCCGTGATCGAGCCGTCGTCCTCGACGAAGAACTCCACCCCGGATTCGTGGTTTTTGTCGGCCGCGCTTGCCATACCTGCGATTCGCATAGCCGGCGGATAAGCGTTCGGTCAGCCTTCGCCGTCGAAATCGTCGTCTCTCACCGGTCGAAGTCATTCGCATCCTGATACTCGTCAAGTCGATTCAGGCCGGCCAAGTGACCCATCCTCTCGTCGCCCACGGATACCCCGCAGACCTCGGTAGGATCGCGTTTCGAGCGACGCGGCCGCGGTTCGGTCGCCCTACCGTGACGTATCAGTGTTATAACTTTTTATCGGTCGTTCGAACGCCGAAATCGACACGTCCGCGGTCGGGCGTGCGACACCATCATGCCGCATTCGGACCCATCGCTTCACCGACCGAGTACGCGACGCCTCGTTGACACGGCCGGCCCTCCCGAACACGAACGAGGGACGAACGAATGACCGAGGACGGTCCCGTCCGCTCGCCGCTCCCGTCCATCGCTGCGGTGGTGCTCTGTGTCGTGCTCGCGGCGGGGGTCGTCGGCGTCTCCGGCGCCGTCGGGACCATCGACACCGTCGAGAGCGCCAACGTCGGCGTGCTCGGACTCGACGGGGGCGAGGAAGCCTCCCTTGCCGACCGCGACGCCGTTCGGGCGGCCCCCGACCGCGGCGGCGTTCCGAACGAAAACACGTCGACGCTCGAAGTGATCGCCGCCGAGGGCGACCGGTTCAGCTACCGTATCGTCGTCGAGGGCGACGCCACGTCGACCGTCGTCGACGGCCACTCCGCCGACCGCGACGACACGATCCGCTACGACGGCGACGGAACGGTCACGATCGCCGGCCAGACCGGCGACGGAGCCGGGGACGCCTACCTCGTGACCGGCGAGATCCGCTCCGTACAGGTGATCGGCAACGCCTCGCCGTACCGAATCGAGCGAAACGACGAGGACGTGACCGGTAGCCTCCCGACCGCCGAAAGCGACGGTGACGCCGGGGATGCCGGAGACGCCGACGGCGAGACCGACGGTGACGGAGTCGATGAGGACGAACCCGAGGCGGCTACTCCCGCCCCGGGCGACGGGGACGAGGACGCCGGGGCGGATCCGCCCGACGACGCCCGCACCGAGACTCCGGAAGACGACACCGAAACGCCGGAGAGTACGACAGAACCGCCCGCTGACGAAACCGAGACGCCCGAGACCACGACTGAACCCTCCGCGGACGAAACGGAACCGCCCGAGCGTACGATGGAACCACCCGCGGACGACACCGAAACACCTGAGCAACCGGACGAGACGCCGGAGTCCGAGGACGACCCGGAGCAACCTGACGGGACCCCTGACGGCACACCCGCCCAGCCCGACAACGCGCCCGACCGCGAGATCGACTCCTGCACGGTCGTCGACGAGCCGGGGCGATACGAGCTGACCGAGGACCTCGCGGCCGACGGCGACGGCGTCTGTCTCCACGTCCGCGCCCCGGACGTGGTCCTCGACGGGAACGGGAACACGATCGCCGGCGACGGGAGCGAGGACTCGATCGGGCTCCTCGTGCTCAACGGCACCGTCGGCACCGGGGATGTGGGCGACCCGCTGACGAACGTGACGGTGCGCGACGTGGGCGTCACGGGGTTCGACACCGGCGTCCAGGCCGGGTCGTTCGACGCGGTCGGGACGAGCCTCACGCTCGTCGGGGTCGACGCCTCCGGCAACGCGGGTGCGGGCGTCTACTTCAACGAGGTGGACGACTCGACGCTTCGCGAGATCACCGCGAACGACAATCGCCACGGCGTCCTCCTGTGGGAGACGTACGACATCGAGGTGCGCGGGCTCGCCGTCGAGGACAACGACGCGCAGGGCCTGTATCTCGCACAGAACGTCGGCCGGAGCACGTTCTCGGACGTGCGCGCCGTCGGCAACGGCGCGGGCGACGGCGGCGCGGCGATCCGCCTCAGCACCGACGTGGAGGGCAACGTCATCGTCGACAGCGTCGTCGCGGACAACGACGGCCCCGGGATCGCGTTCTCCGACAGCGGCGACAACGTGATCCGCGACACGACGATCGAGGACAACGCCGCTCCCGGCGTCGTCGGCGACTACCCCGGCGGCGACCGACTGGAGCGAGTCGCCCTCCGCGGGAACGGCGACCGGCAACTCAGCGTCGAGCGCGGCGCGTTCGGCGTGACGGCGGTCGCCGTCGGCGACGGCGTGACCGTCTCCTTCGCCGACGGCATCGCCGACCTGGGGCTGAACGGCGACGACCCGTACGAGTTCGACACGGTCGAGCGCGCCTCCCTACCCGGTGACCCGCCGGGGACGCCCGCCGCCGACGAGGCGCTGTCGGTCTCGGGGGCGACCGTCCCGACGGAACTCTCGTTCGAACTCGACGGGACGGCCGACTCGAAGGCCGTCGACCTCTGGCGGTACGACGGCGATGGCTGGACCCGCGTCGCCGACGGTAGCGTCACGGACGGGCAGTTCACGGCCACGGTCGAGGCTGTCGGCGTCCTCGTCCCGCTCGAATCCGCGGACGAGTCCACGACACCGGACGAACCGGAGGGCGACGGGACGGAGACGCCGACGGGCGACGAAACGGGAACGGAGACGCCGACGGGCGACGCCGGAACGGAAACTGAGGCGCCCCAGGATGATGCAACGGAAACGGATACGCCGGGAAGCGACGATGACGGGACCGAGGCGGCCGACTCGGGGACCGAAACGTCAACACCCGAGGCGGACGACGCGAGGGCCACTCTAGCGCCCGACGACGGCGAGTCCGGATCCGACGGGACGGAGACCGCGACGCCGACTCCCGACCCCGAGGGAACGGAACCGCCCGACTGACCGTCGACCGACGGCGGGGACTGAGTCGAGAGAGTCCGAGAGTCGATCGACGCCCGGCAGCGGTATGAGTCGGGGGAGGCGGACCGAGCACGGGGGTCGTCGAGGATCGGACGGTCGCCGACAAGGGTACGTCGCGAAAACGGGTGACGGATGGAACGTCACCCGTGGGGCCGAACCCGGATCGGCCGCGCCGGGGGGCGCGGCCGCGGTGGATGCGATGCGATGGCGACCCGCCGGAGTGGGGGGCCAGTTCGGCGGTCGTCCGAGGGGCGTCGATCGGCGCGTGATGTCGCCGGGATCGAGCGCGTCTCGGTCGCTACTCGCGTCGAGGGAGGCGACAAACCCCGTCCGCGAGCGATCGATACGAGGCTCGACTCGACTATTGTTATCACCCGTATATCTCCACCAATCTGAGTGACGTTTTCTGGTCGCGTGACGGACGTGCTACCCCCCCGGGGAACGGGCGTCGTCGTTCCGGGCGTCGGCGACGGCCGCTCACGCCGTCGTCGCGTGAAAAATCGGGGACCGGACCGGCTGGTCCGGCTCCGCTGCCGTGGTGTCCATGTTGGGCCAGTGGCGACCCTCGGCCGGTCCGAACCGCCGCACGTCGCCGTGGGGTCTCGCGGCCGGCGCGGGGCCACACCGCCGCGAGCGAACGGTTCACGTGTCGCTAGCCGTATTGTAATCGATAGAATAACCGGAGATATATTCCGTGTTTTCGGGGTGCGCCGTTCCGGACGCGGTCGCGACGGCGACGGACCGGCTCGGTGACGGAACGGTTTTGACGCGTCCGCCCCCGCCGTACGACGTGCGACGGGACGTTCACGGCACGACCGTCGTCGGCGTCGCTGTCGGCCCGGAAACCCGCTGTGCCCACTACGACGGACCGACGGACGTGATCGCCCTGCGGCTCGGCTGTTGTGAGCGGTTCGTCCCGTGCGTCGAGTGCCACGACGCCGTCGCGGACCACGGATCCGAGCCGTGGCCCCGCGACCGGTTCGACGAGCCCGCGGTGCTGTGTGGTGCCTGTGGCGCGACGCTATCCGTCGAGGAGTATCTGGACACCCAGTTCGCCTGCCCGGAGTGTGAGGCCGCGTTCAACCCGGGCTGCGCGGCTCACTACGACCGCTACTTCGAGGGTGTCGAACCGAACCGAACCGATCGTAGGCGGCGGGACCGAGATCGTCGCCGATGATATGGGTCTCGGCGTCGGCGACCGCGGTCGCCGAGCTTCCTGCCGCCGGGTCTACACGTTGATCTTCTCGGCGAACTTCTCGCGCACCTTGTCGATCTTGGGCTGAGCGTGCATCGAGCAGTAGGCGTCGTTCGGGTTCTTCGCGAAGTAGTCCTGATGCTTCTCCTCGGCGCGGTAGAACGTCTCCAGGGGTTCGAGTTCGGTGACGACCTCGTCGTCGTAGCCGCCCTCCTCGTCGAGCGCCTCGATGTACGACGCGGCGATCTCGCGCTGGTCGTCGTCGTGATACAGCACGATCGACCGGTACTGGGTCCCGACGTCCGGCCCCTGCCGGTTCAACTGGGTCGGGTCGTGGACGGTGAAGAACACCTCCAACAGCTCCTCATAGCTGATGACATCGGGGTCGTACGTCACCTGCACGACCTCCGCGTGGCCCGTCGTCCCCGAGCAGACCTCGCGATAGGTTGGGTCCTCGGTGTGACCGCCGGCGTAGCCGGACGTGACGTCGTCGACGCCGTCGATCTCCTCGAAGGCCGCCTCGATACACCAGAAGCAGCCGCCGCCGAACGTTGCGCTCTCGGTCATACCCTCGATCAGGGGCGCGACGGGTATGTACCTTGCCTGCCGGCGGGAGGTCCGTCGCCAGCCCCACCGTCGTCATCGGGTTCGCCGGGCGCCGACGAGGAACGCCGGGTTTCGCGTACCGCGGCGCTCGAACACCGTGTCGGCCACGAACGCCAACTCCCAGCCGCGGTCCGGGGTGAACAGATCGCGCAGGTCCGCCCGCGACAGCGACGCCCAGGTGGGAGCCACGTCGTCGCCGCGGGCGTCACACACGAGGAAGTACCACCCGTCCGGGCGCAGCGTCCGCCGGATCGCCTCGGTCGCGAGCCGACGTTCGGCCGGCCCGAGACAGTGCAACATCGCGGAGTCGACGACCGTATCCGCGGTCACGCCGAGCGCGTCCAGTCGAAGCGCGTCCCACACGAGGAAGTGGGCGCGGATGCGTCGCCAGCGTGCCTTCTCCCGGGCCTGCCGGATCGCCGTCGGCGCCACGTCGACGCCGAGCACCTCGTGGCCCCGCCGTGCGAGAAACAGCGACAGCTCCCCGGTGCCGCAGCCGACCTCGATCACCCGTCGGCCGATCCGGCCGGCCTCCGCCAGCGCCACGAACGCGCGCTGCGGGCGACCGATGTCCCAGTTGGGCGAGGCGTCCCGGTAACTGGCGTCGAAGCCGTAGGCGGCCGCGGGGTTGACGTAGTCGAGCCCCGGGTCCGTCGTCGCCGACATACCCGTGCGTCGGCGCCGGTGATGTTAGTTCCCGGCGACGAATCCACGCGTCACAGACCGGCGAGCAACCGTCGGAGGAAGCGATCCTGGTTCGGGAGGTCCTCGCGCTCGGCGCGGTCCTCCGACAGCGCGAGCCACCGCAACACCACCACGAGGTCGTGGTCGGGGTCGACCCAGACGACGTTCTGCCCATGGCCGAGCATCGCGTACGCCGATTCGGGCGCCGACGGCCACAGCGTCCGGTCGGTGTTGAGCCACAGCAAGAACCCGTAGTTCGGGTTCACCTCGCAGGGCGCGGTCGCGGCCTCGACCCATTCCTCGGAGAGGAGTCGGTCGTCTCCCCAGCGTCCGCGGTTCAACAGCAGGTGACCCGCCCGCGCGAGGTCACGCGCCGAGCCCCAGAAGCCGCCGCCCCAGTGGCCGCCGCCGGAGACGGACTTCATCGTCCGCCCCTCGATCTCCACGTCGGAGTTGTGATAGCCGTGCCACTCCCAGGTCCGGGTCGCCCCCGCGGGATCCACCACCTCGTGGGCGAGCACGCGCGGGAGGGGCTTCGCCCACAGGCGCAACAGGGACAGCGCGAGCCGGTTGATCCGCACGTCGTTGTACTCCCAGTGGGTTCCCGGGTCCGCCAGGTCGCGGTGTTCCCCCTTCCCCGGGCCCCCGGTCTTGCCGACGCCGCGGTTGCGGTCGATGCTGTCCGGGCGGTCGAACAGCGTCCCCTCCCACTCGCTGGTCTGCTGGAGGAGATGGCGCCAGGTGATCGGCGCGTTCTGAGCGGAGTCGAAGCCGCCGTCGTCCGCGTGCCCGCGGCTCTCGGCGACGCGCTCGTCGAGCTCGAACAGCCCGCGGTCCCAGGCGGCCCCCGCGACGATCGAGAGGAACGACTTCGCGACCGAAAAGGAGTGGTCGACGCGGCGGGTGTCGCCCCACTCGGCGACGAGCTTCCCCTCCTTCAGAATCAGGCCGGCTGGGCCGCCGCGGCGGTCGGGCATCGGGCCGAGCGTGTAGCCCAACTCGCCCTCGGACTCGTCCCACGGTTCCTGGTTCGAGAAGTCGTACGCGACCTGCTCGGGCGGCGTGCCGTGCGTCAGGTGGAACTCGACGGCGTCGCGGACGGCGTCGGGGTCGAGGCCGACCGCCTCCGGGTCGACCGGCTCGAACCCCTCGTCGCCGGCGTCGGGAAACTCCATGCGGGGCGGTTCCGCCCGCGGGACAAAAACAGACGGGAGCCGGCGGGCGACGCCGGGGACCGAACGCCCGGGGGTCGATATTGGGCTCGGCGTCCACGCCGCCGCGGGAAACGAGCGGACTTACAAGGACCCTCGCAGAAGTGCGGGGACATGAGCGATCGCGACCCCAGCGACGACAGCGAGGACCCGAACGCCGAGGTCCAGTACCACATCGAGGTCGGCCCCGACGACGTGGCCGACACCGTCCTCCTGCCGGGCAACCCCGAGCGCGTCGACAAGGTGACCGCGCTGTGGGACGACCACGAGGAGGTGGGCCAGCACCGCGAGTACCGAACCGCCACCGGCGAGTACGACGGCGAGGCGCTGTCGGTCACCTCCACGGGGATCGGCTCCCCCTCGGCCGCCATCGCCGTCGAGGAGCTGGCACGCGTCGGCGCGGACACGTTCATCCGCGTCGGCTCCTGCGGCGCCATCCAGGAGGGGATGGACGTGGGCGACCTGGTCATCACCTCCGGCGCCGTCCGCCAGGAGGGCACGAGCAAGGAGTACGTCCGCGAGGACTACCCCGCCGCCGCCGACCACGAGGTCGTCTCGGCGCTCGTGGCGGCCGCCGAGCGCCTCGGCTACGACTACCACGTCGGGATTACCATGTCGGCGGACTCCTTCTACGCCGGGCAGGGCCGCCCCGGGTTCGAGGGGTTCGAGGCCGCCGGCAGCGACGCGCTCGTCGACGAGCTGCGCGAGGCGAACGTGAAGAACATCGAGATGGAGGCCGCCGCGATCGCCACGATCGCGAACGTGTACGGCCTCCGCGCCGGCGCCGTCTGCACGGTGTACGCCAACCGCGTCACCGGGGAGTTCCGCACCGAGGGCGAGTCGCGGGCCGCCGAGTGCGCCAGCCTCGCGGCGGCGTTACTGGCGCGGATGGACGAGGTGAAGCGCGAGGCGGGCGTCGACCGCTGGCACGCCGGGTTGTCGCTCGACTAGTCGCTATCGCCGGAGCGGTGCGGTGCCGCCGAGGTCGCCGGGCCTCGCCGGCGCGGTCGGGGGTCGGATCGGACGCCGAACCGCCCGTTGCTGGCGGTTTCAACACGCATTTATCCACCGCCCGGAAACGCACGGCCATGAGCCAACAGGTCGTCGTTGTCGGAGCCGGGTACGCCGGCGCCGGGACGGTGAAGTCGTTCGAGGACGCTATCGAACCCGGCGAGGCCGAACTGACGTGGGTGTCGGACACCGACTACCACCTCGTGCTCCACGAGGCCCACCGCGTCATCCGCAAGCCGGAGGTCGAATCCAAGGTCGCCATCCCGGTCGAGGAGATCAAAGACGACGACACGAACTTCGTGAAGGGCCGCGTCACGGAGATCGACGCCGACGAGCAGGTCGTCCACACCGGCGACGGCGACGAGATCGACTACGACTACCTCCTCGTCGCCGTCGGCTCGGCGACGGCGTTCTTCGGCATCGACGGGCTGCGCGAGCACGCGCTCACGCTGAAGACGCTCGACGACGCCCGCGAGATCCACCAGGCCGTGAAGGCTGCCGGGCAGGAAGCGACCACGACCGAGCCCGCGAACGTGCTCGTCGGGGGCGCCGGCCTCTCGGGGATCCAGTCGGCCGGCGAGATCGCGGAGTACCGCGACGACCACAAGGCGCCCATCGACATCGAGCTCGTCGAGGGGCTCGACTCGGTGTTCCCGAACAACGACCCCGAGGTGCAGGGCGCCATCCGCAAGCGCCTCGACGAGAAGGACATCGCCGTCTCCACGGGCGAGTTCATCTCGAAGGTCGACGAGCACGCCGTCTACCTCGGCGGCGCCGAGGCGGAGTACTACGGCGAGGACGGCAACGGCGACGCCCCCGCGAAGGAGGACATCGACTTCTCCGAGGACCTCGTGAAGGAGTACGACGTGCTGCTGTGGACCGGCGGCATCACCGGCCAGCCGGAGGTCGAGGACTTCCACCTCCACGCCGACGACCGCTCCAACCGCGTGTACGCCGAGTCGACGTTCGAGACGAGCGACGACAACGTGTTCGCCATCGGCGACACCGCCCTCGTCGAGCAGGGCGACGAGGAGTTCGCCCCGCCGACGGCGCAGGCCGCCTGGCAGGCCGCCGAGGTCGCCGGCGAGAACCTCGCCCGCGCCGTCCGCGGCGCCCCCCTGAAGTCGTGGCGCCACGAGGACAAGGGGACGCTCATCTCGGTCGGCGAGGAGGCCGTCGCCCACGACGTGAAGGCCGCCGGGTTCGAGTCCCCGATCAACACCTTCGGCGGCCCGGCCGCCAAGGCGCTGAAGAAGGCCGTCGCGAGCCGCTGGATCGCCGACGTGTCCGGCTACGGGCGCGCGCTCAACGCCTGGAGCGACATGTGACTCACACAGGATAGTAGCTGCTGACGCGCGTCGCCGTCCGTTCTCGCGGTCCGTTTCGCCCGTCAGCGACGCCGCCGTCGACGCGGGGCTCCGTCATTTCTCGCGGTTGTCGAGGTGCCGGCTCCGAGCGTGGCCGCGCAGCACCTCGAACGTGAACCGCGCGGCCGCTCGCACCCGCTCGCGGAGCCGTTCGAGTCCCCCAGGTTCCCGCTCGGTCGGTCGGTCGTCCGTCATCGGTATCGCCTCGGTTCGGCGTCGTCTCCGTCGGTTCGCGATCGGATCAGTGCTCGGGCGACTCCGAGGGCGCCTCCATCCCGTCGATCTTGAGGATGAGCACCGAGGCGGTGTCGTCCTTCCCGTCGAGGGTGCCGTCGATGACGAGCTTCGACAGCGGCGTCGGTCCGACGCTGACGGAGTCGCCCTCGTGGAAGTCGCGTACCGACCCCTGGACGTGGATCTCCGCGCGGCACAGCTCCGGGTGGTGGACGGACGTGAGGTTGATCTCCTGGACGTTGACGTTGTCGAGGCGCTCGCCCTCGTGGAACAGCGGCGTCGACGCGGGCTCGTCGAGGTTCTGCAGATCCAGCGCCTCGAAGGCGGTCGCGGTCGGCTTGTATCCGCCCTTCGGCCCCGGTACGCCCTCGACCAACTGCAGCGCCTTCAGGCTCTGCATCTGGTTGCGGATCGTGCCGGCGTTTCGCCCGACGGCGTCGGCGATCGTCTCCCCCTTTACCGCGTCCTCCTCCTCGCGGTAGAGGTTCACCAGTTCGTTGAGGATCTTCCGCTGACTGTCGGTGAGTTCGATGGACGACATTTGTTCATGGTCGTCCGGGAACCCGCTTAAAACCACGGACCCGAACCACCCGCGAGGAGGATCCACACACGGCGGCCGGTTGACACTGGAGGCACGCCCGTGATCGCCGGACGGAGAGGGGTCGATCGAGCGGGGTCGCCCGGACCGAACGGTGCCCGATTCGTGTCCAGCACATCAGCCGACCGACACCCCTTTGCCGGCGGCCGAGTCCATCCCGAGTATGAACGACGCACGCGTGCTGGTCACCGGCGGCGCGGGGTTCATCGGCTCGAACCTGGCGAACACGCTGGCGGCCGCCGGCAACGACGTGATCGCGCTCGACAACGGCTACCTCGGGACGCCCGAGAACCTCTCGGCGGACGTGGAGTTCGTCGAGGCGGACGTGCTCGACGAAGATCTCCCGACCGACGTGGATTGCGTGTTCCACCTCGCGGCGCTGTCCTCGCGCCAGATGCTCGAGGAAAACCCCCGACAGGGCGCCCGCGTCAACATCGAGGGGTTCGTCAACGTCGTCGAGCAGGCCCGCGCTGACGGCTGCGACACGGTCGTGTACGCCTCGACTTCCTCGGCGTACGGAAGCCGCACGGAACCGAGCCCCGA
This genomic stretch from Halobaculum roseum harbors:
- a CDS encoding DNA cytosine methyltransferase, with amino-acid sequence MGDSDLTYVDLFAGAGGLSVGLENAGFELLHAVEVDEDARATFAHNRASLEPKEISTDIRDIPRDQIVDAVGAETVDLVAGGPPCQGFSEVISPDGSDDRNHLFENFIDWVDVLRPKAALFENVRGMRNTADGEFFEAVEGSFDNLGYEVTHRVVTSSDFGVPQHRRRLIVIASEKGSMTNPFEGFEIDTIGTPGVMDGIGDLPEVGPGEEKTEYVQEPETVLQTDLRGDTDELSSHIAANHQSDMVEMISHISDGGNRDEIPDELQPSSGYHNSYSRLKSDEPAVAITSNMSKPSSARCIHPFQHRGLTPREGARLQTFPDSYRFKGALGAQRKQIGNAVPPYLAEAVGYFLKDSVYELELSDCDRTRMQLLRCGALTIEEYEERADEIGGFTQQATFDMAD
- a CDS encoding type II toxin-antitoxin system HicA family toxin; amino-acid sequence: MRTVFSGREVISVLTSFGWAPVHRKGSHVRLRYENSDTGEVRLVDVPMHDEIAIGTLRSIADQCGADDFQAWCAWIDEHR
- a CDS encoding type II toxin-antitoxin system HicB family antitoxin; its protein translation is MASAADKNHESGVEFFVEDDGSITARDLETGLARGGETKAEALSQLAEVLALQEGGGEPIEDPDAFLADELGIDPDDVEAARDENGELPDFLQ
- a CDS encoding NosD domain-containing protein; protein product: MTEDGPVRSPLPSIAAVVLCVVLAAGVVGVSGAVGTIDTVESANVGVLGLDGGEEASLADRDAVRAAPDRGGVPNENTSTLEVIAAEGDRFSYRIVVEGDATSTVVDGHSADRDDTIRYDGDGTVTIAGQTGDGAGDAYLVTGEIRSVQVIGNASPYRIERNDEDVTGSLPTAESDGDAGDAGDADGETDGDGVDEDEPEAATPAPGDGDEDAGADPPDDARTETPEDDTETPESTTEPPADETETPETTTEPSADETEPPERTMEPPADDTETPEQPDETPESEDDPEQPDGTPDGTPAQPDNAPDREIDSCTVVDEPGRYELTEDLAADGDGVCLHVRAPDVVLDGNGNTIAGDGSEDSIGLLVLNGTVGTGDVGDPLTNVTVRDVGVTGFDTGVQAGSFDAVGTSLTLVGVDASGNAGAGVYFNEVDDSTLREITANDNRHGVLLWETYDIEVRGLAVEDNDAQGLYLAQNVGRSTFSDVRAVGNGAGDGGAAIRLSTDVEGNVIVDSVVADNDGPGIAFSDSGDNVIRDTTIEDNAAPGVVGDYPGGDRLERVALRGNGDRQLSVERGAFGVTAVAVGDGVTVSFADGIADLGLNGDDPYEFDTVERASLPGDPPGTPAADEALSVSGATVPTELSFELDGTADSKAVDLWRYDGDGWTRVADGSVTDGQFTATVEAVGVLVPLESADESTTPDEPEGDGTETPTGDETGTETPTGDAGTETEAPQDDATETDTPGSDDDGTEAADSGTETSTPEADDARATLAPDDGESGSDGTETATPTPDPEGTEPPD
- a CDS encoding CHY zinc finger protein, with translation MRRDVHGTTVVGVAVGPETRCAHYDGPTDVIALRLGCCERFVPCVECHDAVADHGSEPWPRDRFDEPAVLCGACGATLSVEEYLDTQFACPECEAAFNPGCAAHYDRYFEGVEPNRTDRRRRDRDRRR
- the msrA gene encoding peptide-methionine (S)-S-oxide reductase MsrA, coding for MTESATFGGGCFWCIEAAFEEIDGVDDVTSGYAGGHTEDPTYREVCSGTTGHAEVVQVTYDPDVISYEELLEVFFTVHDPTQLNRQGPDVGTQYRSIVLYHDDDQREIAASYIEALDEEGGYDDEVVTELEPLETFYRAEEKHQDYFAKNPNDAYCSMHAQPKIDKVREKFAEKINV
- a CDS encoding class I SAM-dependent methyltransferase → MSATTDPGLDYVNPAAAYGFDASYRDASPNWDIGRPQRAFVALAEAGRIGRRVIEVGCGTGELSLFLARRGHEVLGVDVAPTAIRQAREKARWRRIRAHFLVWDALRLDALGVTADTVVDSAMLHCLGPAERRLATEAIRRTLRPDGWYFLVCDARGDDVAPTWASLSRADLRDLFTPDRGWELAFVADTVFERRGTRNPAFLVGARRTR
- a CDS encoding serine hydrolase domain-containing protein: MEFPDAGDEGFEPVDPEAVGLDPDAVRDAVEFHLTHGTPPEQVAYDFSNQEPWDESEGELGYTLGPMPDRRGGPAGLILKEGKLVAEWGDTRRVDHSFSVAKSFLSIVAGAAWDRGLFELDERVAESRGHADDGGFDSAQNAPITWRHLLQQTSEWEGTLFDRPDSIDRNRGVGKTGGPGKGEHRDLADPGTHWEYNDVRINRLALSLLRLWAKPLPRVLAHEVVDPAGATRTWEWHGYHNSDVEIEGRTMKSVSGGGHWGGGFWGSARDLARAGHLLLNRGRWGDDRLLSEEWVEAATAPCEVNPNYGFLLWLNTDRTLWPSAPESAYAMLGHGQNVVWVDPDHDLVVVLRWLALSEDRAEREDLPNQDRFLRRLLAGL
- a CDS encoding nucleoside phosphorylase; this encodes MSDRDPSDDSEDPNAEVQYHIEVGPDDVADTVLLPGNPERVDKVTALWDDHEEVGQHREYRTATGEYDGEALSVTSTGIGSPSAAIAVEELARVGADTFIRVGSCGAIQEGMDVGDLVITSGAVRQEGTSKEYVREDYPAAADHEVVSALVAAAERLGYDYHVGITMSADSFYAGQGRPGFEGFEAAGSDALVDELREANVKNIEMEAAAIATIANVYGLRAGAVCTVYANRVTGEFRTEGESRAAECASLAAALLARMDEVKREAGVDRWHAGLSLD